Proteins encoded in a region of the Thermoplasmata archaeon genome:
- a CDS encoding LAGLIDADG family homing endonuclease, with translation FFEEAGYLSRIIQVADRYPEERSLEVSFAELNRFDTDMAIFLMRHPLNVLTAGEEAMRRLVPPGEELVQVHLRVKALPRDSRIQIRDLRAKHLGQFISVEGLVRKSTEVRPRVVGALFQCLRCGTILKEEQDGQNFREPLECYEEQGGCKRSASATKFKLLTETSVYLDTQKLEVQEAPEGLRGGEEPQRLTTYVEDDLTGLITPGNRVVMNGVLRSVQKGRPGAKSTLFDIFIDVNSIEREQVEFEEIEVTEEDARLIREAGSTPDIYRLITASIAPSLYGMYVEKEALALQLFSGVPKVLPDGRRIRGDIHLLLVGDPGTGKSELLSYMSRLSPRGIYATGKAATAAGLCVSAESLVVTDRGVRPIADVSQPYFGRSERVRSMETAAAKGAVVTVDERHRSAMRPLETVWRLKPPAAMLEISTASGLSLSVTPATKVLVDHAMGQSWIRAMFIRPGMHLATASRLDFPEQPAPLVLEFLRDVMTRVVVDISPALVEEVIEGLKRRYGTLREAAARLLLAETALYDSWRNEKQAIPLSPFLVAARAAGVPDLRVAESIRSFSQAGGHVISLPVSLNPELAYFTGLIAGDGSVERGALGGFSIRFSNSDEGLIQVYRELTRSLFQVPLNFTPQSSERAATSRFHSALVAAVLAHLGVPTSPKSHIMELPAVLLNGPRTNLALYLRGLYDTDGTILVRESGGTCLSLSTTSPELAKGVQMALLRFGIHARRRVRRVAGRKSVRIDGKTIISRREQHVLDVWDSDSLVRFREEIGFGHSRKRETLAKVTARGPHSNVNLIHGAGPHLREVRRVLGLSPKEAYGDHEGGARAVERGAEATTREFLLSRLENLSSVYASGGFSGPRVRIASDLRQAIPQAIARAGHTGVSFARSLGVPPGRVHDAFYRKSRRAPAIPVRVLERVAQQLAASDETAAARIEAAIRPYTARIAKVPSRLESLRILASADVRWEPVRTVRVLPSATEPTVYDLTVKDAHAFVANGILVHNTAAAVRDEFGEGRWTLEAGALVLADLGLACLHPDSEVLIDGSPVRIDHLFDASRAIDATAGGHPVELSPLARPTLSFDPTEARIMSSEAAFVVRRRYRGPIYRITLSSGFEVRLTPDHLVLDGESYTWKPLQALKPRARFVACQRIPGSQTPLALLDLVPEDWIVQPTDTEKRELRNLLLRRFATLAAANRAYGLARDALNGRSALRTETFRRLLRDLGLYDTWKTRPFAYGRRKSTERLRIATLTPELGYLLGFLCGDGHVKIDDRHSSVSIFQSAAHLPQIQRVLQMTKAVTPKGWGMHSRIMRSQIRGRSTESRTYHMQRGSNLLAFLYRWLTDNDLANLLRLDDNALRGFLAGLLDADGCVSIKSSTSGGNTYESVELQFMFSPRRQANLRLLYALRRFDVFSRVRQGHNVLIVQVSSRADARRLLEAMAPFSVKIKQIPKAEALQPADHEEAPSGPVAEILARVRPGLWRHLDKRYWSQLYDLSHNRRRPFKPTLAKLTEAVKPWLGPESHIRLRSLTGCDYALDRIREVRVEDYDGFVYDLRVPGPSNFVCDGVVVHNCIDEIEKMNPQDRSAIHEAMEQQRISVAKAGITAVLQSRCAVLAAANPKFGRFDEHKYISEQIDLPPALLSRFDIIFSMIDRPQAEKDRELAEHVLKGHQVGEMLRRRESGLATPETHVLEEPYTPHFNPDFLRKYVAYAKRIYPIMTDEAMGAIEKKYLDIRKTGEAAGSSVPITPRQLEAIIRLSEASARLRLSSEVTIDDADRAVRIVEYWMGKVAGEEGKFDIDIIQTGISQSQREQIISLRDIINELAGPEGVADYEDIVRIAQERGIPPAKVDSWLKRWSQEGDIYSPAKNKYKLVERL, from the coding sequence AGTTCTTCGAGGAGGCAGGGTACCTCTCCCGGATCATCCAAGTCGCGGACCGGTATCCGGAGGAGCGTAGCCTCGAGGTTTCCTTCGCAGAGCTGAACCGCTTCGACACGGACATGGCCATCTTCCTCATGCGCCATCCGCTAAATGTCCTGACCGCGGGCGAGGAGGCGATGCGCCGCTTGGTGCCGCCGGGGGAAGAACTCGTCCAGGTTCACCTTCGGGTCAAGGCCCTCCCGCGGGACAGCCGCATCCAGATCCGCGATTTGCGGGCGAAGCACCTCGGGCAGTTCATCTCGGTCGAGGGCCTCGTGCGGAAGTCCACCGAGGTACGGCCCCGCGTGGTCGGTGCGCTGTTCCAGTGTCTCCGCTGTGGGACGATCCTCAAGGAGGAGCAGGACGGACAGAACTTCCGCGAGCCCCTAGAGTGCTACGAGGAGCAGGGTGGGTGCAAGCGGTCCGCGAGCGCGACGAAGTTCAAACTGCTCACAGAGACCTCGGTGTACCTGGACACCCAGAAGCTGGAGGTCCAGGAGGCGCCCGAGGGACTACGGGGCGGCGAGGAACCGCAGCGACTCACGACCTACGTCGAGGACGACCTGACCGGACTGATCACGCCGGGCAACCGGGTGGTCATGAACGGAGTGCTCCGGAGCGTCCAGAAGGGCCGTCCCGGGGCGAAGTCCACCCTGTTCGACATCTTCATCGATGTGAACTCAATCGAACGGGAGCAGGTCGAGTTCGAGGAGATCGAGGTCACCGAAGAAGACGCTCGCCTCATCCGGGAGGCGGGCTCCACGCCGGACATCTACCGCCTGATCACGGCCTCGATCGCGCCCTCGCTCTACGGGATGTATGTGGAGAAGGAGGCGCTAGCCCTCCAGTTGTTCAGCGGCGTCCCGAAGGTCCTGCCGGACGGGCGCCGCATCCGCGGGGACATCCACTTGCTCCTGGTCGGCGACCCGGGCACGGGCAAGAGCGAACTGCTGTCGTACATGAGTCGGCTCTCGCCGCGCGGGATCTATGCAACCGGCAAGGCCGCGACCGCCGCGGGCCTCTGTGTTTCCGCGGAAAGCCTCGTTGTCACGGACCGTGGTGTCAGGCCTATCGCGGACGTTTCACAACCCTACTTCGGGAGGTCCGAGCGCGTACGCTCGATGGAGACCGCGGCCGCGAAGGGAGCGGTGGTCACCGTGGACGAGCGGCACCGGTCTGCGATGCGACCACTCGAGACGGTGTGGCGGCTCAAGCCACCGGCCGCGATGCTTGAAATCTCCACGGCCTCCGGGCTGTCTCTCTCCGTTACCCCGGCGACGAAGGTCCTCGTCGACCACGCGATGGGACAATCGTGGATTCGGGCGATGTTCATCCGGCCCGGGATGCACTTGGCCACTGCAAGCCGGCTCGACTTCCCCGAACAACCCGCGCCCTTGGTCCTCGAATTCCTCCGAGACGTCATGACTCGCGTCGTCGTCGACATCTCTCCCGCCCTGGTCGAGGAGGTCATCGAAGGTCTCAAGCGGAGATACGGGACGCTAAGGGAGGCGGCGGCGCGGCTCCTCCTGGCGGAAACGGCCCTGTACGACTCTTGGAGGAATGAGAAGCAGGCGATCCCACTATCCCCGTTCCTGGTGGCCGCGCGTGCCGCAGGCGTGCCCGACCTGCGGGTCGCCGAATCAATCCGGTCCTTCTCTCAGGCCGGAGGCCACGTCATCTCCTTGCCGGTCTCGTTGAATCCCGAGCTGGCCTACTTTACGGGACTCATCGCCGGGGACGGGAGTGTCGAGAGGGGAGCCCTGGGCGGATTTTCCATCCGATTTAGCAATTCGGACGAGGGGCTAATCCAGGTCTACCGCGAACTCACGCGGAGCCTCTTCCAGGTGCCGCTCAACTTCACGCCCCAGAGTTCTGAGAGGGCCGCGACGTCCCGGTTCCACAGCGCGCTAGTCGCAGCGGTCCTGGCCCACCTCGGAGTGCCGACCTCGCCCAAGTCCCACATCATGGAACTCCCGGCGGTCCTCCTCAACGGTCCGCGGACGAACTTGGCGCTCTACCTCCGCGGTCTCTACGACACGGACGGCACGATCCTCGTTCGGGAGTCTGGGGGGACATGCCTCTCCCTGAGCACGACGAGCCCGGAGCTGGCTAAGGGTGTGCAGATGGCACTCCTGCGGTTCGGAATCCATGCACGCCGGCGCGTGCGGCGCGTGGCCGGGCGGAAGTCCGTCCGGATCGACGGGAAGACGATCATCAGCCGGCGCGAGCAGCATGTCCTCGATGTCTGGGATTCCGATTCGCTCGTGCGCTTCCGAGAAGAGATCGGATTCGGTCACTCTCGAAAACGGGAGACCCTGGCGAAGGTGACGGCACGCGGTCCCCATTCGAACGTCAACCTCATCCATGGCGCGGGTCCCCATCTCCGGGAGGTGCGGAGAGTCTTGGGCCTGAGCCCGAAAGAGGCCTATGGAGACCACGAGGGCGGAGCCCGGGCGGTGGAGCGCGGGGCGGAAGCGACCACCCGGGAGTTCCTTCTCTCGAGGTTAGAGAACCTTTCCTCCGTGTACGCCTCGGGGGGCTTCAGCGGCCCGAGGGTGCGCATCGCCAGCGACCTGCGGCAGGCGATCCCTCAGGCGATCGCCCGGGCGGGGCACACGGGCGTCAGCTTCGCCCGTTCCCTCGGAGTACCCCCGGGCCGCGTTCACGATGCGTTCTACCGGAAGAGTAGACGAGCCCCTGCGATTCCAGTGCGCGTCCTCGAGCGGGTCGCTCAGCAACTCGCTGCATCCGACGAGACGGCTGCGGCAAGGATCGAAGCGGCTATCCGCCCTTACACCGCTCGAATCGCCAAGGTACCCTCCCGTCTCGAATCCCTCCGAATCCTCGCCTCGGCGGACGTTCGCTGGGAGCCCGTGCGGACCGTCCGCGTTCTACCCTCCGCGACGGAGCCCACGGTGTACGATCTGACGGTGAAGGATGCCCATGCGTTCGTCGCAAACGGGATCCTGGTCCATAACACCGCGGCGGCGGTGCGGGATGAGTTTGGCGAGGGACGCTGGACTCTGGAGGCGGGGGCACTCGTCCTCGCCGACCTGGGGCTCGCCTGCCTCCATCCCGATTCCGAGGTCCTCATTGATGGAAGTCCTGTCCGCATCGACCATCTTTTCGATGCCTCCCGTGCGATTGACGCCACTGCCGGTGGCCATCCCGTCGAACTGTCTCCCCTCGCCCGACCCACGCTATCGTTCGACCCGACGGAGGCGCGAATCATGTCGAGCGAGGCAGCGTTCGTCGTGAGGCGGCGATACCGAGGCCCGATCTACCGCATCACGCTGTCCTCGGGCTTCGAGGTACGGTTGACCCCTGACCACCTCGTCCTCGATGGCGAGTCCTACACGTGGAAACCGCTCCAGGCACTCAAACCCCGTGCACGATTCGTGGCATGCCAGAGGATTCCCGGATCGCAGACACCGTTGGCCTTGCTCGACCTCGTGCCCGAGGATTGGATCGTACAGCCCACGGACACGGAGAAGCGCGAGCTGCGCAATCTCCTCCTTCGCCGATTCGCGACGCTCGCTGCGGCGAACCGGGCCTATGGACTTGCACGCGATGCATTGAACGGCAGAAGCGCTTTGAGAACGGAGACTTTCCGCAGACTTCTCCGAGACCTGGGGTTGTACGACACTTGGAAGACCCGTCCCTTCGCGTATGGCCGTCGGAAGTCCACGGAGCGGTTGAGAATCGCGACCCTGACGCCCGAACTCGGATACCTGCTCGGCTTCCTGTGCGGAGACGGACACGTCAAGATTGACGACCGACATTCAAGCGTCAGCATCTTCCAGTCAGCGGCTCACCTACCGCAAATCCAGCGCGTGCTCCAGATGACGAAGGCTGTCACCCCGAAAGGTTGGGGGATGCACTCGCGAATCATGCGCTCGCAAATCCGAGGCCGGTCGACAGAGAGCCGAACCTATCACATGCAGCGCGGTTCGAATCTCCTCGCCTTCCTGTACCGCTGGCTTACGGACAATGACCTGGCGAACCTTCTTCGTCTCGATGATAACGCCCTTCGGGGGTTCCTCGCAGGCCTCTTGGACGCGGATGGTTGTGTGTCGATCAAGAGCTCTACGTCGGGGGGCAATACCTACGAGAGCGTGGAACTCCAGTTCATGTTCTCGCCCCGACGGCAGGCGAATCTGCGCCTCCTGTATGCCCTCCGGCGATTCGACGTATTTTCTCGGGTCCGGCAAGGACACAACGTCCTCATCGTTCAGGTCAGCTCGCGGGCGGATGCACGTCGGCTCCTCGAGGCCATGGCCCCATTCTCGGTGAAGATCAAGCAGATTCCCAAGGCAGAAGCCCTTCAACCCGCCGATCATGAGGAGGCGCCAAGTGGGCCTGTGGCCGAGATCCTCGCGAGGGTCCGACCGGGGCTATGGCGCCACCTGGACAAGAGGTATTGGAGCCAACTCTACGATCTCTCCCACAACCGGCGTCGACCGTTCAAGCCAACCCTCGCGAAGCTCACGGAGGCCGTGAAACCCTGGCTGGGCCCGGAGAGCCACATTCGCCTTCGGTCCCTGACGGGCTGCGACTACGCACTAGACCGCATCAGGGAAGTCCGCGTCGAGGACTACGACGGATTCGTCTACGACCTCCGAGTCCCCGGCCCGAGTAACTTCGTTTGCGACGGAGTGGTCGTCCACAACTGCATCGATGAAATCGAGAAGATGAACCCTCAGGATCGCTCCGCCATCCATGAAGCGATGGAACAACAGAGGATCAGCGTGGCGAAGGCGGGCATTACCGCCGTACTGCAGTCCCGCTGCGCCGTCCTTGCGGCAGCCAACCCGAAGTTCGGACGCTTTGACGAGCACAAGTACATCTCGGAGCAAATCGACTTGCCGCCGGCGCTGCTGAGCCGGTTCGACATCATCTTCTCCATGATCGACCGACCGCAAGCCGAGAAGGACCGCGAACTCGCGGAACACGTCCTCAAGGGACACCAAGTGGGCGAGATGCTGCGGCGCCGCGAATCGGGACTCGCGACCCCGGAGACCCATGTCCTCGAGGAACCCTACACCCCGCACTTCAACCCGGACTTCCTCCGGAAATACGTGGCCTACGCGAAGCGCATCTACCCGATCATGACGGACGAGGCCATGGGGGCAATCGAAAAGAAGTACCTCGACATCCGCAAGACCGGCGAGGCCGCCGGTTCCTCGGTCCCCATCACGCCGCGACAACTCGAGGCCATCATCCGCCTCTCCGAAGCGAGCGCCCGCCTGCGGTTGAGCAGCGAGGTCACGATCGACGACGCGGACCGCGCGGTGCGCATCGTGGAGTACTGGATGGGCAAGGTCGCGGGCGAGGAAGGGAAGTTCGACATCGACATCATCCAGACGGGAATCAGCCAGAGCCAACGGGAGCAGATCATCTCCCTGCGGGACATCATCAACGAGCTCGCCGGCCCCGAAGGCGTCGCGGACTACGAGGACATCGTCCGCATCGCGCAGGAACGCGGCATCCCGCCCGCGAAGGTGGACTCATGGCTCAAACGGTGGTCCCAGGAAGGGGACATCTACAGCCCCGCGAAGAACAAGTACAAGCTCGTGGAGCGGCTCTGA